From Bosea sp. NBC_00550, the proteins below share one genomic window:
- a CDS encoding L,D-transpeptidase has product MLRAIILVAGLLALAPPARAFDNPISRGLADFLNIFSEQPIPRQVVPWNGKQAPGTIVISTSQRRLYYVLGSGQALRYGVGVGRQGFSWSGTKTVTMKREWPDWRPPAQMLKRRPDLPRHMAGGIDNPLGARAIYLGSSLYRIHGSNEPDTIGAAVSSGCIRMTNRDVIDLYGRVRTGTKVVVLR; this is encoded by the coding sequence ATGCTACGCGCCATCATTCTCGTCGCCGGGCTTCTTGCTCTCGCTCCGCCCGCACGCGCCTTCGACAACCCGATCAGCCGCGGCCTCGCGGATTTCCTCAATATCTTCAGCGAGCAGCCGATCCCGCGCCAGGTCGTGCCATGGAACGGCAAGCAGGCGCCGGGCACCATCGTGATCTCGACGAGCCAGCGGCGGCTCTACTACGTGCTCGGAAGCGGGCAAGCGCTCCGTTATGGCGTCGGCGTCGGACGGCAGGGCTTCAGCTGGTCGGGAACGAAGACCGTCACGATGAAACGCGAATGGCCGGATTGGCGGCCGCCGGCGCAGATGCTGAAACGCCGCCCGGACCTGCCGCGCCACATGGCCGGCGGCATCGACAACCCGCTGGGCGCGCGGGCGATCTATCTGGGATCGAGCCTCTACCGCATCCATGGCTCGAACGAGCCCGATACGATCGGGGCCGCAGTGTCATCCGGCTGCATCCGCATGACCAATCGCGACGTCATCGATCTCTACGGCCGCGTACGGACCGGCACCAAAGTGGTCGTGCTGCGATGA